From Paraburkholderia sabiae, a single genomic window includes:
- the ilvN gene encoding acetolactate synthase small subunit has product MRHIISVLLENEPGALSRVVGLFSARGYNIETLTVAPTEDRSLSRMTIVSIGSDDVIEQITKHLNRLIEVVKVVDLTEGAHIERELMLIKVRAVGKEREEMKRMSDIFRGRIIDVTEKTYTIELTGASEKLDAFIEGLDATAILETVRTGGSGIGRGERILKV; this is encoded by the coding sequence ATGAGACACATCATTTCCGTTCTGCTGGAAAACGAACCGGGCGCGCTGTCGCGCGTGGTCGGCCTGTTCTCCGCACGCGGCTACAACATTGAAACCTTGACGGTGGCGCCGACCGAAGACCGTTCGCTGTCGCGCATGACCATCGTTTCCATTGGCTCGGACGACGTGATCGAACAGATCACGAAGCATCTGAACCGCCTGATCGAGGTGGTGAAAGTGGTCGACCTGACCGAGGGCGCCCACATCGAGCGCGAGCTGATGCTGATCAAGGTTAGGGCGGTCGGCAAGGAACGTGAGGAGATGAAGCGGATGTCGGATATTTTCCGCGGCCGCATCATCGACGTCACCGAAAAGACCTACACGATCGAACTGACGGGCGCGAGCGAGAAGCTCGACGCGTTCATCGAAGGGCTCGACGCCACCGCAATTCTCGAAACGGTCCGTACGGGCGGTTCGGGTATCGGGCGCGGCGAGCGCATCCTGAAGGTTTGA
- a CDS encoding sugar ABC transporter ATP-binding protein, producing MTQGVTSIDPPVVVATHAMSATQLVAATRISIAFNGTPALTDVDFDIVAGEVHALVGENGAGKSSLMKILGGLYLPDAGSIDVAGTRVDFRTTADAMNAGIAIIHQELNLVDSLSVVDNLFLGKEITTRFGFPDHRAMRAKALDVLAQLQFRPSPDELVGALRIGEKQLIEIAKALLADARVLIMDEPTSALSDTETQALSVLVRALRERGMGIVLISHRLQEVFDLADRVTVLRDGRHIATLPMSRVESAEQLVSMMIGKNFVAPHRESGEVRAAADHLISVRDLTLHGEHRPVVDGVSFDVRRGEVFGLSGLLGAGKTEILETLYGVSPYRVSGSIEIGAGRRAFRTPAQAVEAGVAFVTEDRKKDGLIVDQSVEANFVLPSLAHIDGFPFYRRRAIAKRVAARALTSNVKHGGASEPVATLSGGNQQKLIIGKWLMTQPAILLLDEPTRGVDVAAKAEIYSQILQAARSGLTVVVASSEIDELMLMCDRILVLCEGRARGVLERDAFSADELVKLASP from the coding sequence ATGACGCAAGGTGTCACGAGCATCGATCCACCTGTTGTTGTCGCGACCCACGCCATGAGCGCGACACAGCTCGTTGCCGCGACGCGCATCTCGATCGCGTTCAACGGCACACCCGCGCTCACCGATGTCGATTTCGACATCGTGGCGGGCGAGGTGCATGCGCTCGTCGGCGAGAACGGCGCAGGCAAGTCGAGCCTGATGAAGATACTGGGCGGCCTGTATCTGCCCGATGCTGGTTCTATCGACGTAGCAGGCACGCGAGTCGACTTTAGAACCACAGCCGATGCGATGAACGCAGGCATCGCGATCATTCACCAGGAACTGAATCTGGTGGACAGCCTGTCCGTGGTCGACAATCTCTTTCTCGGCAAGGAAATCACGACGCGCTTCGGCTTTCCCGATCATCGCGCGATGCGAGCGAAAGCGCTCGACGTGCTCGCGCAATTGCAGTTCAGGCCGTCGCCGGATGAGCTCGTCGGCGCATTGCGGATCGGCGAAAAGCAGTTGATCGAAATCGCGAAAGCGCTGCTTGCCGACGCGCGCGTGCTCATCATGGACGAGCCCACGTCCGCGCTATCCGACACGGAAACACAGGCGCTTTCGGTGCTGGTGCGCGCGCTGCGCGAACGCGGGATGGGCATCGTGCTGATCAGCCATCGCTTGCAGGAAGTGTTCGATCTCGCCGATCGCGTGACGGTGCTGCGCGACGGACGCCATATCGCAACGCTGCCGATGAGCCGCGTCGAATCGGCGGAACAGCTGGTGTCGATGATGATCGGCAAGAACTTCGTCGCGCCGCATCGCGAGTCCGGCGAAGTGCGTGCTGCGGCAGACCATTTGATTAGCGTGCGCGATCTGACGCTGCATGGCGAGCATCGTCCCGTGGTGGACGGCGTGTCGTTCGATGTGCGGCGCGGCGAGGTGTTCGGTCTTTCCGGACTGCTCGGCGCGGGCAAGACCGAGATACTCGAAACGCTGTATGGCGTGTCGCCGTATCGCGTGTCGGGCTCGATCGAAATCGGCGCGGGACGGCGCGCGTTTCGCACGCCTGCCCAAGCCGTCGAGGCAGGCGTCGCGTTCGTCACCGAAGACCGCAAGAAAGACGGGCTGATCGTCGATCAGTCGGTAGAGGCGAACTTCGTGCTGCCGAGTCTCGCGCATATCGACGGTTTTCCGTTCTATCGCCGACGCGCGATTGCAAAGCGCGTGGCTGCGCGAGCGTTGACGTCGAACGTGAAGCATGGCGGCGCGAGCGAACCTGTTGCGACATTGTCAGGGGGCAACCAGCAGAAGCTGATCATCGGCAAATGGCTGATGACGCAGCCCGCCATTCTGCTGCTCGACGAACCGACGCGCGGCGTCGACGTGGCCGCGAAAGCGGAAATCTATAGCCAGATCCTGCAGGCGGCGCGCAGCGGCTTGACGGTGGTGGTCGCGAGCTCGGAGATCGACGAACTGATGCTGATGTGCGACCGCATTCTCGTCCTGTGCGAAGGACGCGCGCGCGGCGTGCTCGAACGCGATGCGTTTTCCGCCGACGAACTCGTGAAGCTCGCGTCGCCCTGA
- a CDS encoding substrate-binding domain-containing protein, translated as MNRNRRLITGALVTAPFAGLIVKAGYVHAQGKKYRFGFSQVTTVEPWRVQFNKDMKAEAAKHPNVELVIADANDRTDKQNADMENFIAQKMDVIFISPKESAGLTGVVEKAYKAGIPVFVLDREVNGDQYTQFVGGDNVLIGKGAGEFIVKTQGGAGKAKGNIVEVWGGFGTQASHDRHDGMMSFVGKESGLKIVGQRVDCDWKQDKAYDYMKTVLRVNPQVDLVFAHNDPMAYGAYLAAKDAGVEKKMKFVGADGLPNEGAVWVEKGILTATFVYPTPGGEAMRQALKMLGGEKIPKKVIMPTQGIFADNAKQFVAS; from the coding sequence ATGAACCGCAATCGCCGTCTGATCACGGGCGCGCTCGTTACGGCGCCTTTTGCCGGGCTGATCGTCAAGGCCGGCTATGTGCACGCGCAAGGCAAGAAATACCGCTTCGGTTTCTCGCAGGTGACGACCGTCGAGCCGTGGCGCGTGCAGTTCAACAAGGACATGAAGGCCGAGGCCGCGAAGCATCCGAACGTCGAACTCGTGATCGCCGATGCAAACGATCGCACCGACAAGCAGAACGCCGACATGGAGAACTTCATCGCGCAGAAGATGGACGTCATCTTCATTTCGCCGAAGGAGTCGGCGGGACTGACGGGCGTGGTCGAAAAGGCGTACAAGGCAGGCATTCCCGTGTTCGTGCTCGATCGCGAAGTGAACGGCGATCAGTACACGCAGTTCGTCGGCGGCGACAACGTGCTGATCGGCAAGGGCGCGGGCGAGTTCATCGTGAAGACGCAAGGCGGTGCGGGCAAGGCGAAAGGCAATATCGTCGAAGTGTGGGGCGGCTTCGGCACGCAGGCGTCGCACGATCGTCACGACGGGATGATGTCGTTCGTCGGCAAGGAGTCGGGCCTGAAGATCGTCGGGCAGCGCGTCGATTGCGACTGGAAGCAGGACAAGGCCTACGACTACATGAAGACCGTGCTGCGCGTGAACCCGCAGGTCGATCTCGTGTTCGCGCACAACGACCCCATGGCGTACGGCGCGTATCTCGCGGCGAAGGACGCGGGCGTCGAGAAGAAGATGAAGTTCGTCGGCGCGGACGGCCTGCCGAACGAAGGCGCGGTGTGGGTCGAGAAGGGCATTCTCACGGCGACGTTCGTGTATCCGACGCCGGGCGGCGAAGCGATGCGCCAGGCGCTGAAGATGCTCGGCGGTGAAAAGATTCCGAAGAAAGTGATCATGCCGACGCAAGGGATCTTCGCGGACAACGCGAAGCAGTTTGTCGCGAGTTGA
- a CDS encoding RNA polymerase sigma factor: protein MASEKELADFLAGVERRAFKQTVYAVRDDDASLDIVQDAMIKLAEKYGDRPAAELPLLFQRILQNAMHDYFRRQKVRNTWVSLFSSLGNADDEDFDPLETFESQDGATGVESSEQQLEREQVLQLIDDEIQKLPARQREAFLMRYWEDMDVAETAAAMGCSEGSVKTHCSRATHTLAHALKAKGITL, encoded by the coding sequence ATGGCATCAGAAAAGGAACTCGCCGATTTTCTGGCGGGCGTCGAAAGGCGCGCGTTCAAGCAGACGGTCTACGCCGTGCGGGACGATGACGCGTCGCTCGACATCGTGCAGGACGCGATGATCAAGCTCGCCGAAAAATATGGCGACCGTCCTGCCGCTGAGCTGCCGCTTTTGTTTCAGCGTATTCTCCAGAATGCGATGCACGACTATTTCCGTCGGCAGAAGGTGCGCAACACCTGGGTGAGCCTGTTTTCGTCGCTGGGCAATGCCGACGACGAAGACTTCGACCCGCTGGAGACGTTCGAAAGCCAGGACGGCGCGACGGGTGTCGAGAGCAGCGAGCAGCAGCTCGAGCGCGAACAGGTCCTGCAGCTGATCGACGACGAAATCCAAAAGTTGCCGGCACGTCAACGGGAGGCGTTTCTGATGCGTTACTGGGAAGATATGGATGTCGCTGAGACTGCTGCCGCGATGGGCTGCTCGGAAGGCAGTGTGAAAACTCACTGCTCACGAGCCACGCACACGCTGGCGCATGCGCTCAAGGCCAAAGGAATCACGCTATGA
- a CDS encoding ABC transporter permease, with protein MLKTNEHALDATPNAQQLRRQQRLRAWLTNVKYYLGLIVLLALGALTSPHAADGSNIFLSSANFSDVFRQVANVGVMSVGMTLVIITAGIDLSVGSVMGFGSVLTAILLTTPGSNAASWTALALDAISLFAVVYMASGMFARRGRGGAHTMQMSPGLRDSGHRGVRMAVAGIVALLACVFAWHQLPQKVSLLTVLWMVPMAGLAIGALNGFIITRGRMQPFIVTLAAMVGVMGMARLVAGQDTAVYSIYSGSNATTDIDNLRALLFGVVPVPALFFIVIALIADFVLNRTVFGKYLYAIGGNEKCARISGLKVDRHKIAAYAISGMLAALVGVLYAAQYRQGKADAGVGWELDAIAAVVIGGTSLMGGVGRIAGTVAGVLIFGFLGNILLLNNIDSNTQLVLKGLIIVVAVFLQQTRMNPQTMLARVRGRRSLP; from the coding sequence ATGCTGAAGACCAACGAACACGCACTCGACGCGACGCCCAATGCGCAGCAGCTGCGGCGGCAACAGCGCCTGCGCGCGTGGCTCACGAACGTGAAGTACTACCTCGGACTGATCGTATTGCTTGCGCTCGGCGCGCTCACGTCGCCGCATGCGGCGGACGGCAGCAACATCTTCTTGTCGTCGGCGAATTTCTCCGATGTGTTCAGGCAGGTCGCGAATGTCGGCGTGATGTCGGTGGGCATGACGCTCGTCATCATCACGGCGGGTATCGATCTGTCCGTCGGTTCGGTGATGGGTTTCGGCAGTGTGCTGACGGCGATCCTGCTGACGACGCCCGGCAGCAACGCGGCGTCGTGGACAGCGCTCGCGCTCGATGCGATCAGCCTTTTCGCCGTCGTGTATATGGCGAGCGGAATGTTTGCGCGGCGGGGGCGGGGCGGTGCACATACGATGCAGATGTCGCCCGGTCTGCGTGACTCGGGGCATCGTGGCGTGCGCATGGCCGTCGCGGGAATCGTTGCGTTGCTGGCGTGTGTGTTCGCGTGGCATCAACTGCCGCAGAAGGTGTCGCTGCTGACGGTGCTGTGGATGGTGCCGATGGCGGGGCTCGCGATCGGCGCGCTCAACGGCTTCATCATCACGCGCGGGCGCATGCAGCCGTTCATCGTGACGCTCGCGGCGATGGTCGGCGTGATGGGTATGGCGCGGCTCGTCGCAGGGCAGGATACGGCCGTCTATTCGATTTACAGCGGCAGCAATGCGACGACCGACATCGACAATCTGCGCGCGTTGCTATTTGGCGTGGTGCCCGTGCCGGCGCTCTTTTTCATCGTGATCGCGTTGATTGCGGACTTCGTTTTGAACCGGACGGTGTTTGGCAAGTATCTGTATGCGATCGGCGGTAATGAGAAATGCGCGCGCATTTCGGGGCTCAAGGTCGATCGGCACAAGATCGCCGCGTACGCGATTTCGGGAATGCTCGCGGCGCTTGTCGGCGTTCTTTATGCCGCGCAGTATCGGCAGGGGAAGGCGGATGCGGGTGTCGGCTGGGAGCTTGATGCGATTGCGGCTGTAGTGATTGGCGGCACCAGTCTGATGGGCGGCGTGGGGAGGATTGCGGGGACCGTGGCGGGCGTGCTGATCTTCGGGTTTCTTGGGAATATCCTGCTGCTCAATAACATCGATAGCAATACGCAGTTGGTGCTCAAAGGGTTGATCATCGTTGTTGCTGTGTTCTTGCAGCAGACGCGGATGAATCCGCAGACTATGCTTGCCAGGGTTCGCGGGAGGCGTTCGCTTCCTTAG
- the ilvC gene encoding ketol-acid reductoisomerase, with protein MKVFYDKDADLSLIKGKQVTIIGYGSQGHAHALNLKESGVNVTVGLRKGGASWSKAENAGLTVKEVAEAVKGADVVMMLLPDEQIAEVYAKEVHGNAKQGAALAFAHGFNVHYGQVIPRADLDVIMIAPKAPGHTVRGTYSQGGGVPHLIAVAQDKSGAARDIALSYAAANGGGRAGIIETNFREETETDLFGEQAVLCGGTVDLIKAGFETLVEAGYAPEMAYFECLHELKLIVDLIYEGGIANMNYSISNNAEYGEYVTGPRIITEDTKKVMKEVLKDIQTGEYAKSFIIENRAGAPTLQSRRRITAEHQIEQVGSKLRAMMPWIAKNKLVDQSKN; from the coding sequence ATGAAAGTTTTCTACGACAAGGACGCCGACCTCTCCCTCATCAAAGGCAAGCAGGTCACCATCATCGGCTATGGCTCGCAAGGCCATGCGCACGCGCTGAACCTGAAGGAAAGCGGCGTGAACGTCACGGTGGGTCTGCGCAAGGGCGGCGCATCGTGGAGCAAGGCTGAGAACGCAGGTCTGACGGTCAAGGAAGTGGCGGAAGCCGTGAAGGGCGCCGACGTCGTCATGATGCTGCTGCCGGACGAGCAGATCGCCGAAGTCTACGCGAAGGAAGTTCACGGCAACGCCAAGCAGGGCGCGGCCCTCGCGTTCGCACACGGCTTCAACGTGCACTATGGCCAGGTGATCCCGCGCGCGGATCTGGACGTCATCATGATCGCGCCGAAGGCGCCGGGTCACACGGTGCGCGGCACGTACTCGCAAGGCGGCGGTGTTCCGCACCTGATCGCGGTCGCACAGGACAAGTCGGGCGCAGCGCGCGACATCGCACTGTCGTACGCAGCGGCTAACGGCGGCGGCCGTGCTGGCATCATCGAAACGAACTTCCGCGAAGAAACGGAAACCGACCTGTTCGGCGAACAGGCTGTTCTGTGCGGCGGTACGGTCGACCTGATCAAGGCCGGTTTCGAAACGCTGGTCGAAGCGGGCTACGCGCCGGAAATGGCGTACTTCGAGTGCCTGCACGAACTGAAGCTGATCGTCGACCTGATCTACGAAGGCGGCATCGCGAACATGAACTACTCGATCTCGAACAACGCCGAATATGGCGAGTACGTGACGGGCCCGCGCATCATCACGGAAGACACGAAGAAGGTGATGAAGGAAGTCCTGAAGGACATCCAGACGGGCGAGTACGCGAAGAGCTTCATCATCGAAAACCGCGCTGGCGCGCCGACGCTGCAATCGCGACGCCGTATCACGGCCGAGCACCAGATCGAGCAGGTCGGCTCGAAGCTGCGCGCAATGATGCCGTGGATCGCGAAGAACAAGCTGGTCGATCAGTCGAAGAACTAA
- a CDS encoding RDD family protein translates to MSTSVDSAAVPPQPESVEPAVPTVRRRLATLMYESVLLFGVVFFAGYLFSTLTQQRNGLVHHNWLAAWIGLVVGVYFVWFWTHGGQTLPMKTWRLQVVGARDGASVPVLRAVLRYVFAWLWFLPPLALHPLLGLSVPQTLVLAAIWFVLYAGVGRLGAGRQFLHDRIAGTKVVSVGR, encoded by the coding sequence GTGTCCACATCTGTCGACTCCGCAGCCGTGCCGCCCCAACCCGAATCCGTAGAACCTGCCGTGCCGACTGTGCGCCGGCGTCTCGCCACGCTGATGTACGAAAGCGTGCTGCTGTTTGGCGTCGTGTTCTTCGCGGGGTACCTGTTCAGCACGCTCACGCAGCAGCGCAACGGGCTCGTGCATCACAACTGGCTCGCGGCGTGGATCGGACTGGTGGTGGGCGTGTACTTCGTGTGGTTCTGGACGCACGGTGGACAGACACTGCCGATGAAGACCTGGCGGCTTCAGGTTGTGGGCGCCAGGGATGGCGCTTCAGTGCCTGTTTTACGCGCTGTCTTGCGGTATGTGTTTGCCTGGTTGTGGTTTTTGCCGCCGCTGGCTTTGCATCCTCTACTCGGTTTGTCTGTGCCGCAGACGCTCGTGCTGGCTGCTATCTGGTTTGTGCTGTATGCCGGGGTTGGCCGGCTCGGCGCCGGGCGGCAGTTTTTGCATGATCGGATTGCGGGGACCAAGGTTGTTAGCGTTGGTCGGTGA
- a CDS encoding DUF3619 family protein has protein sequence MSSALETKEIEFARQLRRALDENAARIPPATTDRLAAARRAALARKKPEAVQAPAFAPVFVGAGTLGHLPQPEGSRRLPRLRKLALAWPVLALVIGLAGIAWWEDHQRTAELADIDAAMLSDDLPLNAYLDHGFNAYLTRNNH, from the coding sequence ATGAGCTCCGCTCTCGAAACAAAAGAAATCGAGTTTGCGCGGCAGCTTCGCCGTGCGCTCGACGAAAACGCTGCCCGTATTCCACCCGCTACGACCGACCGGCTTGCCGCCGCGCGCCGTGCCGCCCTCGCTCGCAAGAAGCCTGAAGCCGTGCAGGCGCCTGCGTTTGCGCCCGTGTTCGTCGGCGCCGGCACGCTTGGTCACCTGCCGCAGCCGGAAGGCTCGCGCCGCCTGCCGCGCCTGCGCAAGCTCGCGCTCGCGTGGCCCGTGCTTGCGCTCGTGATCGGCCTCGCGGGCATCGCGTGGTGGGAAGACCATCAACGCACGGCCGAACTCGCCGATATCGACGCCGCCATGCTGAGCGACGACTTGCCGCTCAATGCCTATCTCGATCACGGGTTCAACGCGTACCTGACGCGCAACAACCACTGA
- a CDS encoding acetolactate synthase 3 catalytic subunit: MNMPSAEFSTSDTTPHHEADSIGATVLMKALADEDVEFVWGYPGGSVLYIYDELYKQDKFQHVLVRHEQAAVHAADAYARSTGKVGVCLVTSGPGVTNAVTGIATAYMDSIPMVVISGQVPTAAIGQDAFQECDTVGITRPCVKHNFLVKDVRDLAATVKKAFYIARTGRPGPVLIDIPKDVSKAPCQYEPIKTVSLRSYNPVTKGHSGQIRKAVALLLSAKRPYIYTGGGIILADASRELNQFADLLGYPVTNTLMGLGGYRAADKKFLGMLGMHGTYEANMAMQHCDVLIAIGARFDDRVIGDPAHFSSRPRKIIHIDIDPSSISKRVKVDIPIVGDVKEVLKELIEQLQTAEHGPDTAALADWWKDIEDWRSKDCLKFDRKSEIIKPQYVVEKAWELTDGNAFVCSDVGQHQMWAAQFYRFNKPRRWINSGGLGTMGFGLPAAMGVKMAHPDDDVLCITGEGSIQMCIQELSTCKQYDTPVKIISLNNRYLGMVRQWQQIEYSKRYSHSYMDALPDFVKLAEAYGHVGMRIEKTADVEPALKEALRLKDRTVFLDFQTDPTENVWPMVQAGKGITEMLLGSEDL, from the coding sequence ATGAATATGCCCAGCGCGGAATTCTCCACGTCGGATACCACTCCCCATCACGAAGCTGACTCTATCGGCGCCACCGTGCTCATGAAGGCACTGGCAGACGAGGACGTCGAATTCGTCTGGGGCTATCCCGGCGGCTCGGTACTCTACATCTACGACGAGCTTTACAAGCAGGACAAATTCCAGCACGTTCTCGTGCGCCACGAGCAGGCCGCGGTTCACGCCGCCGATGCTTACGCACGCTCGACCGGCAAGGTCGGCGTCTGTCTCGTGACCTCCGGTCCCGGCGTCACCAACGCGGTGACGGGCATCGCGACGGCCTATATGGACTCGATCCCGATGGTCGTGATCAGCGGCCAGGTGCCGACTGCCGCGATCGGCCAGGATGCGTTCCAGGAGTGCGATACGGTCGGCATCACGCGTCCCTGCGTGAAGCACAACTTCCTCGTGAAGGACGTGCGCGATCTCGCCGCTACCGTCAAGAAAGCGTTTTACATCGCACGCACGGGTCGTCCCGGTCCGGTGCTGATCGACATTCCGAAGGACGTGTCGAAGGCGCCTTGCCAGTACGAGCCGATCAAAACGGTGTCGCTGCGCTCGTACAACCCCGTCACGAAAGGCCACTCGGGCCAGATCCGCAAGGCTGTCGCGCTGCTGCTGTCGGCAAAGCGTCCGTACATCTATACGGGCGGCGGCATCATCCTCGCGGATGCGTCGCGCGAACTGAACCAGTTCGCCGATCTGCTCGGCTATCCCGTCACGAACACGCTGATGGGTCTGGGCGGCTATCGCGCAGCGGACAAGAAATTCCTCGGCATGCTCGGCATGCACGGCACGTACGAAGCCAACATGGCGATGCAGCACTGCGACGTGCTGATCGCGATCGGCGCGCGTTTCGACGACCGTGTGATCGGCGATCCGGCGCACTTCTCGTCGCGTCCGCGCAAGATCATTCACATCGACATCGACCCGTCGTCGATCTCGAAGCGCGTGAAGGTCGACATTCCCATCGTCGGCGACGTGAAGGAAGTGCTGAAGGAACTGATCGAGCAACTGCAGACGGCCGAGCATGGTCCCGACACCGCGGCGCTCGCCGACTGGTGGAAGGACATCGAAGACTGGCGTTCGAAAGACTGCCTGAAGTTCGACCGCAAGAGCGAGATCATCAAGCCGCAATACGTGGTGGAAAAGGCGTGGGAATTGACGGACGGCAATGCCTTCGTGTGTTCCGACGTCGGCCAGCACCAGATGTGGGCGGCGCAGTTCTATCGCTTCAACAAGCCGCGTCGCTGGATCAACTCCGGCGGTCTCGGCACGATGGGCTTCGGCTTGCCGGCGGCGATGGGCGTCAAGATGGCGCATCCGGATGACGACGTGCTGTGTATCACGGGCGAAGGCTCGATCCAGATGTGCATCCAGGAACTGTCCACCTGCAAGCAGTACGACACGCCCGTCAAGATCATTTCGCTCAACAACCGCTATCTGGGCATGGTGCGCCAGTGGCAGCAGATCGAATACAGCAAGCGCTATTCGCATTCGTACATGGATGCGCTGCCGGATTTCGTGAAGCTCGCCGAAGCGTACGGCCACGTCGGCATGCGGATCGAAAAGACCGCTGACGTGGAACCGGCGCTGAAGGAAGCACTGCGCCTGAAAGATCGCACGGTGTTTCTCGACTTCCAGACCGATCCGACCGAAAACGTCTGGCCGATGGTTCAGGCCGGCAAGGGCATCACGGAGATGCTCCTCGGGTCGGAAGATCTATAA
- a CDS encoding LacI family DNA-binding transcriptional regulator, with protein MSLPDRPLPTLRDVANAAEVSVGTASKVLSGASGVSEARAQRVWDAARRLGYRRNGIAADLRRGRPSSIGFVLPDLTNQFFVDIARALENHALEHGYRLIMAHADEDPAREMERIRFVMSGQVAGMIIIPCRGYEHAIDEVRECNVPLVMADRVDDSFPADTVTTDSHAATFDGTVHLIGLGHKRITFLVNTLDLVNSRERADGYVDAMKRAGLDSYIRVVECGMTAAEIHASTLDVLSNALRPTALFAGGNVTTLGALRAIRDAELRLPEDISLLSFDDAPWMSVLRPYLSSIRQPVEAIGHAIWQLMLKLLNGERNAPVHLSFKAELLVRESTAAAPAVQAVLDGA; from the coding sequence ATGAGCTTGCCCGACCGGCCGTTGCCCACGCTGCGCGATGTCGCGAATGCCGCCGAGGTGTCGGTGGGCACGGCATCGAAGGTGCTGTCGGGTGCGTCCGGCGTGAGCGAAGCGCGTGCACAGCGCGTGTGGGACGCGGCGCGCCGGCTCGGTTATCGTCGCAACGGCATCGCCGCCGATTTGCGGCGCGGGCGGCCCAGTTCGATCGGCTTCGTGCTACCCGATCTCACCAACCAGTTCTTCGTCGACATTGCCCGCGCGCTCGAAAATCACGCGCTGGAGCATGGTTACCGCCTGATCATGGCGCACGCCGATGAAGATCCCGCGCGCGAAATGGAGCGCATCCGTTTCGTGATGTCGGGTCAGGTCGCGGGCATGATCATCATTCCGTGCCGTGGTTACGAACATGCGATCGACGAAGTGCGCGAGTGCAATGTGCCGCTCGTGATGGCCGATCGCGTCGACGATTCCTTTCCCGCCGATACGGTCACGACGGACAGCCATGCAGCGACGTTCGATGGCACCGTGCATCTCATCGGCCTCGGCCACAAACGCATCACGTTCCTCGTCAATACGCTTGATCTCGTGAATTCGCGCGAGCGCGCGGACGGCTATGTCGATGCGATGAAACGCGCGGGACTCGACAGCTACATACGCGTCGTCGAATGCGGAATGACGGCCGCAGAGATTCACGCGTCGACGCTCGATGTGCTGTCGAATGCGCTGCGTCCTACTGCACTCTTTGCAGGCGGCAACGTGACGACGCTCGGCGCATTGCGCGCGATCCGCGATGCCGAATTGCGCCTGCCTGAAGACATTTCGTTGTTGTCGTTCGACGACGCGCCGTGGATGTCGGTGCTGCGTCCCTATCTGAGTTCGATCCGGCAGCCCGTCGAGGCGATCGGTCACGCAATCTGGCAACTGATGCTGAAGCTGCTGAATGGCGAGCGCAATGCGCCCGTGCATCTGAGTTTCAAGGCCGAGTTGCTGGTGCGCGAGAGCACGGCGGCCGCGCCCGCCGTGCAGGCTGTACTGGATGGTGCGTGA
- a CDS encoding DUF3106 domain-containing protein has translation MSYKRGLAVVSGCVIAALVSFAATYPRFYPEPTPVAAPAGGTPAKAPAPALTVELPGLPISTSPLAWSKLTNAEHVALAPFEAQWDGFSEERKRKWLKIASRYPKMTPEAQKRLHERMAEWVRMTPEQRRVARENYQVSKELPREARQNAWKAYQQLPEEQKQKLAASEHKRRPTVVSAPPSGKSEIKDINRLVNGKDKLASVPVPPATAGASAGVAAPAQGAPAIPAAGSFVPATPTPVSPSDAPSIFNGS, from the coding sequence GTGAGTTACAAGCGCGGCCTAGCCGTTGTGTCCGGATGCGTGATTGCAGCCCTGGTGTCATTCGCCGCCACCTATCCGCGCTTCTACCCGGAGCCCACGCCCGTCGCGGCGCCTGCGGGCGGCACGCCCGCGAAAGCGCCTGCCCCGGCGCTGACGGTCGAACTGCCGGGCCTGCCCATTTCCACCAGCCCGCTCGCGTGGTCGAAGCTGACCAATGCCGAACATGTCGCGCTCGCGCCGTTCGAAGCGCAATGGGACGGCTTCAGCGAAGAGCGCAAGCGCAAGTGGCTCAAAATCGCGTCGCGCTATCCGAAGATGACGCCGGAAGCGCAGAAGCGTCTGCACGAGCGCATGGCCGAATGGGTTCGCATGACGCCGGAGCAGCGGCGTGTCGCGCGCGAGAACTATCAGGTGTCGAAGGAACTGCCGCGCGAGGCGCGCCAGAACGCGTGGAAGGCGTATCAGCAGTTGCCTGAGGAACAGAAGCAGAAGCTCGCCGCCAGCGAGCACAAGCGTCGGCCGACGGTCGTCAGCGCGCCGCCTTCGGGCAAGTCCGAGATCAAGGACATCAACCGACTCGTGAACGGCAAGGACAAGCTCGCAAGCGTGCCGGTGCCGCCGGCGACGGCGGGTGCTTCCGCCGGCGTCGCGGCGCCCGCGCAGGGCGCGCCTGCCATTCCTGCTGCCGGCAGTTTCGTTCCGGCGACGCCGACGCCCGTCTCACCTTCCGACGCGCCGTCCATCTTCAACGGCTCATAA